The DNA window GCCGCCGGCCCGCACGCCTTGCACGCGCCAGGCGCCGGCCTGGATCCACACCAGCCCGAACAACGCGACCCAGGCCGGCAGCAATGCGACCTCGATCCATTCGCGCGGCATCCGGAACGGCACCGTCAGCGCAGTGCCCAGCAGGGCCGGCAGCGTCGCACACTGAAATACGAAGCGGGTGCGCGCAGCGGGCCCGGCGATGCGCTCGGGCGCATCGGCCAACGCCAACAGCGGCCTCAGCAACGACAGCGCCGCGAACGGAATCGCGGCCAGCGCCAGCGCGGCCGCGCACAGCCTGGCGGCCGGGCCCCATTGCAGATAACGCATCGCCATGCCGAGGTCGCTGCCATCGCTGATCGCGCCGATCGCGACCTGCGGCAAGGCCATGAGCCAGCCGCAATACGCCATCCAGATCAGGAACAGGCGCGAGCCGGTGCCGCCGCGGGGGCGCCGCAGACGCCAGGCGCACAGCGAGGCGACGACCACGGTGGCGACCGCGCCGCTGCCCTGGAACAACGCGGCCAACGGGTGCTCGCCTTGCCAGGCGTGGTTGTTGTGGAACAGGGTCGGCCGCAGCCCGGGCGTCAGCGCTTTGGGCAGGACCAGGAACAGCTCCTGGACGAAGAAGGTCAGGTTGAAAGCCAGGGTATAGAGCAGGGCCGAGTTAAGGCTCAGGCGCCGGTTCCAGGGCGGCGCGACGGCGTCGCGTGCGGCGCTCGCCGACGCCGCGCCGCGCAGGCGCAAGACGCCGGCCAGGGCGAGCAGGACCGGACCGACCAACAGGACGCCGCCGGCCAGGGCGGCGATCGCAGATCCGAGCATGCAGGAGGGTCTCCGGTCGCGTCATCGCGTCGGCGCACTATAGCGGCGTCCGTATCGGCCCGGTCCGGCCGGCGCAGAAAAAAACATGGCGTGTCGATTCGGCGGGTTCCGGTTCGTCGTCCTGGCAGGAGCGCGGTTGTGCGCCGGAACCGTTCCGGCGCCCGCGCCCGCCCACGAGGAGTCGGCACCATGCGTTTTTTTTCCATGATCCGGATCGACGAAACCCTGAATCAGGCGCCCAGCGAGCGTCTGCTGACGGACATGCAGCAGTTGATGGAGGAGATGACCCGCAACGGCAGCCTGATCGCCACTGCCGGGCTGACGCCCAGCGCCGACGGCGTTCGCTTGCGTCTGCGCGGCGGCAAGATCACCGCCACCGACGGCCCGTTCACCGAAGCCAAGGAAGTGATCGGCGGTTACGCCCTGTTCGAAGCGGCGTCGAAGGCGGAGGCGATCGCGATCGGCCGGCGCTTCCTGGAAGTGCACGGCGAGGGCTGGGACATCGAGTGCGAGGTGCGGCCGCTGCGGGACCAGGGGGCGGGCTGCGGGCGGGTGGACTGTGTCGAATGAGTGCACGGCGGCTCGCCGCCTTCTCGCAGGCGGCGAGCGCGGCGAGGCCGAGTCAACCGTGATAGTCCGGGTCCGGCGGCTCGGCCGGCACCAGCGCGATCACCGCGGCGGTGGTCGGCGTACTCCAGTCGGGCAGGCCGCTGACCCAGGCATCGCCGGCGAGTTGGGTCCAGATCTGTCGGCCCGCGTTCCAGGCGTAGTGGACCTGGGCATGGACCGTGATCGTGTCGGTTTGATTCGGCACGAAGACATCCGGCCACTGCACGGTGAGGGTGTACTGGTATCCGCGCCGCGCCCAGGCCGACATTGGAATCATCGCGAAGATCGGATCCGGAGCGTAGAAGGGCGGGGCGTTCAGCAGTTGCCTCGCTGCGGCTTGCTTTTCCTGGTCGGAAGGAGGAACGCTCATGACTGCCTCGGAAGCAGGAATCGGTTGGGGTGGACCTTACCCGGTCCGGCGGTGCGTGATAAGGCCGGTGCGGCTCGGCCTGCGAATCCCGCGGTCCGCCCCCGTCGCGCTCAGCGATTGACCGCCGGTCCGTTGACGCCCGCATAGCCGTTGGCGCAGCCGCTGGTGCAGGTAGTCGCGAGCATGTTGTAGACGATCCGACCGGCGTTGGACTTGGAACGGAAATGGCCGACGCCCTGGCTGGTGTCGCCGCCGCCGGCGTTGTAGGGGCTGCCGTCGCTCCAATCCCAGTCGTAGGCGTAGGCGCTGTTGCCGGCGCCGATGTCGACCTGGGCCTTGACGTTGGCACCGGCGTTGAACAGCGCGCCGCCGCTGCAGCCGGCGGCGTAGCTGGTGGTGAAGCAATGCACCTGGTCGTACAGGCCGGCGGTGATGGTGTAGAAGGCGATCGAGCCGTAAGTCTGCGGCATCGCGCGCAAGCTGTTGCTGCCGTCGCCGGTCCAGCGGCTATAGCCGTAATAAGGCACGCCGCTGCTGGGATACAGGCCGAAGGTGTAGTAGTCGTAGGGATAGACATAGGCTTCGGCATTGCAGGTCGGCGCGTACGGCGACTGGTAGCCGGTGCTCAGGCAGGTGCGCAGGCCGCGCAGGCCGCCGGCGATGTTGACGAAGCGGCGCACGCTGGCCTGATAGCCGTAGTACTTCAGCATCGCCAGGCTCATCGACGAGCCCAGCGAGTGCGAGACGATGTCGACCTGGCTGCGGCCGGTGTAGGTCTTCACCTTGTCGATGAAGCTCTTGAGCACCTGGTACTTGGCCGGCTCGTGGTAGTTGTACTGCGGCGCGGCGCGTTCTTCGGCATCCAGGTAGGTGATGCCGAACAACTCGCAATCGTTGTAGCCGCGCGCCTTGAGTTCGTCGTAGACCGAATGCGCCGGCGCCGCATAGCCGGCCACGGCGGAAGGCGGCATGTCGAAGCTCAGCGCGCTGTCGCCGTTGCCGTGCACGAACACCACCGGGGTGCGGGTGGCGATGCAGTCGCCGCCGCCGAAGCCGCCGCTGCCGACGCCGGGCGCGAAACCGCCGGCGTATTGGCTGGCCGCGCCTTGGCAGGTGTAGCCGTTGTGGCTGCCGCAGTCCAAGGCCGCGGCGGCCGGCGAGGCCGACAGGCCGAGCACGGCCAGGGCGATCGCTGCCATGCCCGCTGCCGCCGGGGTGCGGTTTGCGCTGTGCGGCCGGTGCGAGCCGGCGATCGGGTGCGTGTTTGCCGTACGGAACATGAGCCCTCCCCAGGGTGATCGGTGCGACGACGGGACCGCGGACCCGGCGATGGTGAGCCCGCCGTTCGCCCCGGCGGTATTGCACTTATGGGCGATGCGCCGGGCCGGCCGCGACGGCCGGCGGCGCCGGCGCGAAGCCCGCGACTGTGACCGGCCCTGCAAATTCGGCCCGCGGACTCGAATAAGGTGCGCTCGGTACGGGCTCGTCCCGACGCCTGCGACCGCCCCGCCGCAGGCTCGGCCCGCGACGCCGCTGCTGCGACCGCGGCTGCGCTCGCCGCGCACGCGACCGACGCCCGCGCTTCCCCCACGCAACGAGACCTCTCATGCGCACGAATCGATCAACGGCCCGCCTGGCGGGCGCCCTGTTCGCCGCCCTGTTGTTGCCGGTTTCCTTCGCCCACGCTGCCAACCAGTACTGCGACAACGACCGCGATCCCGGCCAGTATCCCAGTTGCGGCAACGTCGCCGGCGCCGGCTTCTATTACCGCAGCGGCCAACCCAGCGACTACCACGGCGACGACCGACTCTCGACCACCCAATCCAGCAGCTACGGCTGGGTGTTCCTGGGCACCGTCGCCGCCGGGCATCACTATGCGTATCTCGCCAACAACGCCTTCACCGATCCGCGCGCCGAGTACCAGGCCTGGGACCTGGGCAGCGGTTTCTACTCGATCGGCTACGTCAACCAGAACACCGCGCCCAGCGGCTGGAATTACGTGGGCTACGGCACCAGCGGCGCGTTGTACGTACGCCGCAGCAGCGGCAGCGGCGCGACCGGCGCCGACGCCGTCATGCGCCAGTACGCGGGGCCGAGCGCGCAAGCGTCGACGCCGCTGACGCCCGCGCCGGCCGGGCGCTGTCCGAGCCTGGCTCTGCGCGATCCGGCGCTGGCCGAACTGCAGAACAAGATGTTCGACGCCGCGCGCAGCTATCGCGATGCCGCCGGTTCTTACGCGATCGTGTTCAACAACAACGGCCAACGCGAGCGGATCGAGTTCGAAGTGTCGCCGGCCCGGCGCAGCGGCTTCGTGCGCATCGCCGGCGCGGACGGACGCCTGACCGAACACTACGCCGACGCCGAGTCGCAGACGACGGTGCTGCCGTTGCATTCGGCCTATCGCTCCAGCCGCCGGGCGGCCGCCCCCGATGCGGAGCAGGCTCCGGCCGCGCATGCCTATCGCAATACCGCCTGCCAGGCGGTGTACGCGAGCCAGCCCGATGCGAGCGGCGCGCCCGGCACGGCCGACGTGCTGGCCCCGGCCAACTACGCTTTCTGGCTGTCGGACGAGGACAGCCGCATCCTTGGCCGGCCGAGCCTGCTCGGACGCGAGGCGGTGCTGGTCGAAGGCCGCCACGACGAAGCGATGGCGCGCAAGCTCGGCGCGCAGCGCTATCGCATGTGGGTGGACGCGGCGACCGGCATCCTGCTCAAGCTCGAAGGCCGCAATGCGCGCGGCGGCCGCGCTTATCTGATCGAAGTCGAGCGGTTGCGCCTGGACAGCGGCGTGTCGCCGCGGGCCAGGCCGACGCTGGCGAAGGGCTGGATCGATCTCGGCGCGGCGCGCTGAGTCGCACCGGACCGGAGCGGCGCCGCTCCGGTCCGCTGTCGCGCTCAGTACACCCGTCCGGTGGCGCCGGCGCCGTTGCCGGAGTGGTAGAACAGCACGCCGCCCGGCGAGGACACGACCCGGTTCCAGCCGGTGGCGAAGGCGCCGGCCGGATAGGTGGTCAGGGTGGTGTGATTGCCCGCGCTGTCGAAGCGGCCGATCGCGCCGGCGCCGGTGGCCGCGTTGTAATACAGCACGCCGTTCGGCGTCGACACGATGCTGGTCCAGCCGGTGGCGAACGAGCCGGCGGGCCAGGTGCGCAGGGTGGTGTGGTTGCCGTTGGGTTCGATCCGGCCGAGCGCCGCGGCGCCGGTCTGGGCGCTGTAGTAGAACAGCCCGGCCGAAGTATCGACCACGTTGCTCCAGCCGGTGGCGAAGGAGCCCGCCGGCCAAGTCTGCAGGGTGACGAAGGATTGCGCCTGCGCCGACGACGTTGCCGCGGCCAGGGCGAGCGGAACCAGCAGCGACGACCACAGGCGGCGCGTGCGCGCACCGCTACGAGTGCGATTCATGGGGCCTTTCCTTGGTGATGGAAGCGCGCCGGGCGTACGGCAACGCATTCGGCGGCGCGATCCGAAAGCGTGGCGAGAACCTGCGAGGGCGTGTGCGAGCCAGCCGGCATCGAACGCAACCGGTGCCGGAACGGTCGGCGCTCGCCCACGGATCTTGTAGCCCAGCCGCTCGCCGGTTTCCGACGATTGCGTCCGCAGATCCGCCAGCGGCCGGCATGGGTTCTGCGACGGCCGTCGTCGCGACGATCGCGCGCAACCAGGACTGCGCCGCCGGTCACGCGCTCCAGCGACGCGCGACGCAACGGCGTCGGTGCGGCCGGCAGTGCCTGCCGGCGTCGGGTTCGGGCCTCGCCCGTG is part of the Lysobacter firmicutimachus genome and encodes:
- a CDS encoding YciI family protein, which codes for MRFFSMIRIDETLNQAPSERLLTDMQQLMEEMTRNGSLIATAGLTPSADGVRLRLRGGKITATDGPFTEAKEVIGGYALFEAASKAEAIAIGRRFLEVHGEGWDIECEVRPLRDQGAGCGRVDCVE
- the phaZ7 gene encoding extracellular native short-chain-length polyhydroxyalkanoate depolymerase PhaZ7, with the translated sequence MAAIALAVLGLSASPAAAALDCGSHNGYTCQGAASQYAGGFAPGVGSGGFGGGDCIATRTPVVFVHGNGDSALSFDMPPSAVAGYAAPAHSVYDELKARGYNDCELFGITYLDAEERAAPQYNYHEPAKYQVLKSFIDKVKTYTGRSQVDIVSHSLGSSMSLAMLKYYGYQASVRRFVNIAGGLRGLRTCLSTGYQSPYAPTCNAEAYVYPYDYYTFGLYPSSGVPYYGYSRWTGDGSNSLRAMPQTYGSIAFYTITAGLYDQVHCFTTSYAAGCSGGALFNAGANVKAQVDIGAGNSAYAYDWDWSDGSPYNAGGGDTSQGVGHFRSKSNAGRIVYNMLATTCTSGCANGYAGVNGPAVNR